Proteins encoded in a region of the Chitinivibrio alkaliphilus ACht1 genome:
- a CDS encoding TolC family protein, which translates to MKRVCTVVLVSVMFSVALGQEQVTLTDLLSHAFSHSEELALLRKEREHVALQEKEHRASGLPQINASMAYIHAPRSYNPYDLSMDIEGSLAEELGNPEEVFLQNPDYTVTPGDILAYENAMGIAQTFDGVLAELGGFDLSPPKNTLNWEVKLEQVIFAQGKIKTAVEIARIAYENIDMQIEAEKLAIAKDVREKHHTYLVAQSNYEVRQSDVKLSRRTHEISRIRFDTGHGTELDTLNSKYRLKQSESSLREAAMNKRLAKKDLLTRVSMDYADDEVVILGQLTEPEFSLDVKTARGRMKEGNRTLKVLDVLAEMRDKQVDMSRTDFFPSVGAFASAGQTSLYDGVDDIDFGWNVELGVGVQIPIFHGGQRRHRMEQSRVKRRKVTSQYDQVLRQLTLALEAAYETYELAQEELVEARDMIRLTERSVSVSEVAYEMGQISQLELDQTKQQYRMSRLAENAALGKLNAAVAQIESLIGDTTLIEL; encoded by the coding sequence ATGAAGCGAGTCTGTACAGTAGTTCTTGTATCGGTAATGTTCTCTGTTGCTCTTGGGCAGGAACAAGTAACCCTTACAGATCTCTTATCCCACGCCTTTTCTCATTCGGAGGAATTGGCCCTGTTACGTAAGGAGCGGGAGCATGTGGCTCTGCAGGAAAAGGAGCATCGGGCTTCCGGGCTTCCTCAAATAAATGCATCCATGGCATATATCCACGCACCGAGATCGTATAACCCCTATGACCTATCCATGGATATAGAGGGGAGTCTTGCGGAGGAACTGGGAAATCCTGAAGAGGTTTTTCTGCAAAATCCCGACTATACTGTAACTCCCGGGGATATCCTTGCCTATGAGAATGCAATGGGAATTGCCCAAACCTTTGATGGAGTGCTTGCAGAGCTTGGGGGATTCGATTTAAGCCCTCCCAAGAACACCTTGAACTGGGAAGTAAAGCTTGAGCAGGTGATTTTTGCACAGGGGAAAATTAAAACAGCAGTAGAGATTGCCCGTATTGCATACGAAAATATTGATATGCAAATAGAGGCTGAAAAACTTGCCATCGCAAAGGATGTGCGGGAAAAACATCATACGTATCTTGTTGCACAGAGTAATTATGAGGTTCGACAAAGTGATGTAAAACTTTCCCGGAGAACCCATGAGATTTCCCGTATTCGCTTTGATACAGGTCACGGTACGGAGCTTGATACATTAAATAGTAAGTATCGCCTGAAGCAGTCTGAATCATCCCTCCGGGAAGCTGCCATGAATAAGCGGTTAGCAAAAAAAGATCTGCTCACCCGCGTCTCCATGGATTATGCTGATGATGAGGTGGTGATTCTGGGGCAGCTCACGGAGCCGGAATTTTCCCTCGATGTGAAAACCGCCCGAGGACGGATGAAGGAGGGTAATCGCACCCTCAAAGTATTGGATGTACTTGCTGAGATGCGAGACAAACAGGTAGATATGAGCCGGACGGACTTTTTTCCTTCCGTGGGAGCTTTTGCTTCGGCAGGACAGACATCGCTCTATGATGGAGTGGATGATATTGATTTTGGATGGAATGTTGAGCTTGGGGTTGGAGTACAGATCCCAATTTTCCATGGGGGGCAGCGTCGTCATCGCATGGAGCAATCACGAGTGAAGCGCCGGAAAGTGACAAGCCAGTACGATCAGGTGCTTCGCCAGCTTACCTTAGCTCTTGAGGCGGCCTATGAAACCTATGAACTTGCTCAGGAAGAGTTAGTTGAAGCACGGGATATGATTCGTCTTACCGAGCGAAGTGTCTCTGTGTCGGAAGTTGCCTATGAGATGGGGCAGATCAGCCAGTTGGAGCTTGATCAAACAAAACAGCAGTACCGTATGTCCCGTCTTGCAGAAAATGCCGCCCTTGGAAAGCTGAACGCGGCGGTTGCACAAATAGAAAGCCTAATTGGCGATACAACCCTTATCGAATTATAA
- a CDS encoding efflux RND transporter permease subunit, producing MDIIKASIQRPLMMSMVILALSMFGYVAWSDLAIDRMPEMDLPYVTVRAVYPGATPQEVEDNILRPMEDQLSTIGGIRHITSYGMENAGFIVLQFEDEINEDDAANEVKDNLDLIMNDFPDDMESPIVTKFDPNDVPIVTLAVTGDVDMETLRRYVDQNIGDRFGRINGVANVEVTGGLEREILVDLDKEKMAAHNLSIFQVMPLLEMQNFSLPAGRIIGERKEYSVRTDGRFQNLREIEDIRIPIHKSLGDHEASYHIRLRDIATVSDSTALVRDGVRFQGQDAVQVAINKSSDGNTVEIADGILALVEEIRHELPSGMDMVVVEDKSDFIRDTIAGTYENILMGIVLTGAILFLFLFDWRLTLIVGITMPVSLIMAMIGVGAMGFTLNTVVMMALTISVGVLVTNSIVVIENIVRHRNTGQDVRLASEEGAREIFTSVLASTLTNLAVFIPIANTTGIVGNVFQSLGLTIVFATLASLFLSFTLVPMLSSRMLKPKDKTNHDELHMVDKVLLYVDRFYGNFLNTLLEHSWSKIGVVLGTILFFFFTMTRIAPQLGNEFMESVDQGYISINIELPPGTPYAVTESVVADIEQRSQDVPHLREISSSIGGGGTETGVQYAEVRLRLTPETERDKSAFDIVNMIRPQYADFPDAQITIAVTDDMGGGGGGDIVLELYGDNMDELLAYYEEVTHRMEHEIGGLTDFGSSWKGEQPEIFIRPKRDMLEHYGLQRDLSASMAVQNTAALLRFNITGNDDAVFTEDNEEYPIRIQLQERYRKNIHDIQTMDVLTPRGYVQLQELFHIETTQAVSNITRKNRQRMIQVTCNIIEGDLGGKVGEIENMLETIEGFENLSYAFGGYQELNEETNEQLLFAGTLAIILTLMVLIGILESVKMGVVIFLTIPLGFIGVVWALFLTGNNISMISSLSMIMLIGIVVNNAILLIDYARIQRVKRGITARRAIVEAAEMKLKPILMANLAIIISMVPMALAMGAGGSFRAPFAVTAIGGIIVSTALTFFVIPILYVATASKEVVPQE from the coding sequence ATGGATATCATAAAAGCGAGTATACAACGACCATTGATGATGAGCATGGTCATTCTTGCCCTGTCCATGTTTGGCTACGTGGCATGGAGTGATCTTGCCATCGACCGTATGCCGGAAATGGATCTTCCCTACGTTACCGTGCGGGCTGTGTATCCCGGGGCAACCCCCCAGGAAGTGGAAGACAACATTCTGCGGCCCATGGAAGATCAGCTGAGTACCATTGGCGGTATTCGTCATATTACTTCCTACGGTATGGAAAATGCGGGGTTCATTGTACTTCAATTTGAAGATGAGATAAATGAAGATGATGCAGCAAATGAAGTGAAAGATAATCTTGATCTGATTATGAATGATTTTCCCGACGACATGGAATCGCCCATTGTGACAAAATTTGACCCCAATGACGTTCCCATTGTTACCCTTGCTGTGACGGGCGATGTCGATATGGAAACCTTGCGTCGCTATGTTGACCAGAATATTGGAGACCGTTTTGGACGTATCAACGGTGTGGCCAATGTAGAAGTTACGGGGGGGCTTGAACGGGAGATATTGGTAGATCTTGATAAGGAAAAGATGGCCGCTCATAATCTCTCCATATTTCAAGTGATGCCGCTTTTGGAAATGCAAAACTTTTCTCTGCCTGCTGGGCGGATTATTGGAGAGCGAAAAGAGTATTCTGTACGAACTGATGGGCGATTTCAGAATCTTCGTGAAATTGAAGATATTCGTATTCCCATACATAAGAGCCTTGGAGATCATGAAGCCTCCTATCATATTCGCCTTCGGGATATTGCCACTGTAAGTGATTCCACAGCCTTAGTTCGTGATGGAGTGCGTTTTCAAGGGCAGGATGCGGTGCAGGTAGCTATTAATAAAAGCTCCGACGGAAATACTGTGGAAATAGCCGATGGGATCCTTGCCCTTGTTGAAGAGATTCGTCACGAACTTCCTTCCGGTATGGATATGGTGGTTGTTGAAGATAAGTCTGATTTTATTCGTGATACCATTGCTGGTACCTACGAAAATATTCTCATGGGTATTGTTCTTACTGGAGCCATCCTCTTTCTCTTTCTTTTCGATTGGCGTTTAACCCTCATTGTGGGTATCACCATGCCGGTCTCCTTGATTATGGCGATGATCGGGGTGGGAGCCATGGGATTTACCCTCAATACGGTTGTTATGATGGCTCTTACAATCTCCGTGGGTGTTTTGGTTACCAACTCCATTGTGGTGATTGAAAATATTGTACGACATAGAAATACCGGACAGGATGTGCGTCTTGCCTCTGAAGAGGGAGCTCGGGAGATCTTTACCTCCGTATTGGCATCAACGCTCACAAATCTGGCTGTGTTTATTCCCATTGCTAATACCACGGGGATTGTAGGGAACGTTTTCCAATCACTTGGTCTCACCATTGTTTTTGCAACCCTTGCCTCCCTATTTCTTTCATTTACCTTGGTGCCCATGCTTTCTTCACGCATGTTGAAGCCGAAGGATAAGACAAATCATGACGAGCTGCACATGGTGGATAAGGTATTACTCTATGTGGATCGTTTTTATGGAAATTTTCTCAACACGCTTTTGGAGCACTCATGGAGTAAGATTGGGGTGGTTCTTGGTACAATCCTCTTCTTCTTTTTCACCATGACTCGTATTGCTCCACAGTTGGGTAATGAATTTATGGAGTCGGTGGATCAAGGATATATTTCCATAAATATAGAGCTTCCTCCAGGTACTCCCTACGCAGTAACCGAGTCTGTTGTCGCAGATATTGAGCAACGTTCTCAGGATGTTCCTCATTTGCGTGAGATTTCTTCAAGTATTGGAGGCGGGGGTACAGAAACAGGGGTACAGTATGCAGAAGTGCGTCTTCGGCTTACGCCCGAAACAGAGCGAGATAAATCTGCCTTTGATATTGTTAATATGATTCGTCCGCAGTATGCCGATTTCCCCGACGCGCAAATCACCATTGCTGTAACAGACGATATGGGCGGCGGAGGTGGCGGTGATATTGTATTGGAGCTCTATGGTGACAATATGGATGAACTGCTAGCCTACTATGAAGAGGTAACACACCGTATGGAACATGAGATTGGGGGGTTGACAGATTTTGGAAGCTCCTGGAAAGGTGAGCAGCCGGAGATCTTTATCCGCCCCAAACGTGATATGCTTGAACATTACGGTCTTCAGAGAGATTTATCAGCCTCCATGGCCGTTCAAAATACGGCAGCTCTTCTTCGCTTTAACATCACCGGTAATGATGATGCGGTATTTACTGAGGACAACGAAGAGTATCCCATACGCATACAGCTTCAAGAACGCTATCGAAAGAATATTCATGATATTCAGACCATGGATGTTCTGACGCCGCGGGGCTATGTGCAGTTGCAAGAATTATTCCATATTGAAACAACTCAGGCGGTATCAAATATTACGCGAAAAAATCGTCAACGAATGATCCAGGTTACGTGCAATATTATTGAAGGTGATCTTGGGGGAAAAGTTGGGGAGATTGAAAATATGCTTGAGACCATAGAGGGGTTTGAAAACCTTTCCTATGCCTTTGGTGGGTATCAAGAGTTGAATGAAGAAACCAATGAGCAGCTTCTTTTTGCAGGTACCCTGGCGATTATTCTGACCCTGATGGTTTTGATTGGGATTCTTGAGTCTGTAAAAATGGGGGTTGTCATATTTCTCACCATTCCCCTTGGGTTCATTGGAGTTGTCTGGGCGCTCTTTCTTACGGGTAATAATATCTCCATGATCTCAAGTCTCTCCATGATTATGCTCATTGGTATTGTGGTGAATAATGCGATACTCCTTATCGATTATGCGCGGATTCAGCGGGTAAAACGAGGAATTACCGCTCGACGTGCCATTGTGGAGGCTGCGGAAATGAAACTAAAACCGATTTTAATGGCAAACCTTGCTATCATTATTTCCATGGTTCCCATGGCCCTTGCCATGGGTGCTGGAGGAAGTTTTCGTGCTCCCTTTGCAGTTACAGCCATCGGTGGTATTATCGTTTCAACGGCCTTGACCTTTTTTGTCATACCCATTCTCTATGTTGCGACAGCTTCTAAGGAGGTTGTCCCGCAGGAGTAG
- a CDS encoding acyl-CoA dehydratase activase: MDTVHIGADVGSTTVKVVVLREMTPLFEVYQRHDGSPLETLISLLRKAITTFTTPWCYLALTGSQSSEYAQALSCMHVQEVIAGAVAIQKLYPTIQTAIELGGQDAKMLFFSTEQPGDIHDMRMNGVCAGGTGAFIDQIASLLAIPVEQFQEYAAKGTRHYEISGRCGVFAKTDIQPLLNQGIPREDIAYSCLHALAKQTIGGLAQGMEINAPLLLSGGPFHFIPLLKEIFQRRLKLSDEDISLPPNGQTLIAQGAALCLSTQLNHTTTPLHKEEMLTTLEHYTQEHTRKRQAPPRPFFAKTAEQIEFQNRYTSSLPCKDLTELPDTLRVYLGIDGGSTTTKFVVITEDRELIHTFYASNSGEPLRTAQKGLISFFNRMREAGKTCHIAGVGTTGYGEELFAKAFGADIHTVETMAHKEAACFYEPETSFILDLGGQDMKALFLRDGVITNMVLNEACSAGCGSFIESYSSSVGIPAQEIAHHAFTAADPPQLGSRCTVFMNSSIISEQKRGHSRGEILGGLCRSIIENLFTKVIRLSNTNTLGKKIVVQGGTFKNDAVLKAFIDYVGHDVEVIRPPLPGEMGALGIALLTRKAQRGKPSSHFIGEHAVRKLTWRQSEENRCGLCSNACLRTIITFCDGTTFIKGNRCPRGEEITPTKQEKRRVPNGMNFREKLLLKRRTPPAKPKKHVGIPLVLDFYETLPFWETLFTRLGYAVHVSGRSSYPLFEKGLQDIPSDTACFPAKLVHGHLHRLAEKGVDCIFLPRMLKNLPAYTENKASWNCAVLQGYPELVKTTRLTTGDTKEVPLISPAFKWTNKRLYRTQIIRFFKETFGEPKKAVLQALSAAEDARKNYEKRLREFAHDVEKYAEETGTTSIVMAGRPYHGDQLVNHRVADLFTAMGIAVLIPENLPRQPLEPSTLRIDLTNNYHTRLFHAAHYTITTPRTELVQLVSFGCGHDAIYSDELQRILFAGAQKTPLILKIDESDAHGPLKIRITSFIESLRARKQLTPSQHIALPHPFSPLFTKKDRDRKILIPNLSKSFSYLLSEAIRKQGYTPEIVPMATRRAIDLGKKYVHNDICFPAQINIGEHLHWLETNPHEAHRVAAVFAKNCQDCRAGHYAALGRKAFDEAGFSHTPVATTEFSDTKINPGFRVNTLQFNLFTLHGLALIDALDDMLYKCRPYAASPSEVDNLHDRMLTTCVTTLRTRGFSPALKKLATAVSAFNDLATDRRVRKKRVGIIGEILVNFHPASNYGIVPYLEENNLEVVLPSLIEFWRQDAINWKTMAERGHTRAGKLKALQGSLYEGMFGHVIGRVEKQMRSFKYYEPHSDIRDIAARAAQVMDISYRTGEGWLMPGEILSWMDAGIGSFLILQPFGCLPNHITGKGLIQRLKKRAPHSTILSLDFDPDSSIANIHNRLQMLILNS, from the coding sequence ATGGATACCGTACATATCGGCGCAGACGTAGGATCCACCACCGTCAAGGTAGTGGTCCTTCGTGAAATGACCCCTCTTTTTGAAGTATATCAACGACACGATGGCTCTCCCCTCGAAACCTTAATTAGCCTGCTACGAAAGGCCATCACCACCTTCACTACCCCCTGGTGTTATCTTGCCTTAACGGGGTCGCAAAGTTCCGAATACGCTCAGGCATTATCCTGCATGCACGTTCAGGAGGTTATAGCCGGAGCCGTGGCTATTCAAAAACTCTACCCGACCATACAAACTGCAATTGAACTGGGCGGACAAGATGCAAAAATGCTCTTTTTCTCCACGGAACAGCCAGGAGATATTCATGATATGCGCATGAACGGAGTATGCGCCGGTGGCACGGGGGCCTTCATTGATCAAATAGCCTCTCTGCTTGCAATTCCTGTGGAACAATTTCAAGAGTATGCCGCAAAGGGAACACGGCACTATGAAATATCCGGCCGATGTGGGGTTTTTGCAAAAACCGATATTCAACCACTCCTCAATCAAGGCATTCCCCGGGAGGATATCGCCTACTCATGCCTCCACGCACTGGCAAAGCAAACCATTGGCGGCTTAGCGCAAGGAATGGAGATCAATGCTCCACTCCTTCTTTCCGGTGGTCCCTTTCATTTTATTCCGCTCCTTAAAGAGATATTTCAAAGACGACTCAAGCTCTCCGATGAAGATATCTCTCTTCCTCCCAACGGGCAAACACTCATTGCACAAGGCGCGGCTCTTTGCCTTTCCACACAGCTCAACCACACCACCACGCCCCTGCACAAAGAGGAAATGCTCACAACCCTGGAACACTATACACAAGAACACACGCGGAAAAGACAGGCCCCCCCGCGGCCCTTTTTCGCAAAAACAGCAGAACAAATAGAATTTCAAAACCGTTACACCTCATCGCTCCCATGTAAAGATCTGACAGAACTTCCAGACACCCTGAGAGTATACCTTGGGATTGATGGAGGATCAACAACCACCAAATTTGTTGTGATCACAGAAGATAGAGAGCTTATTCACACCTTTTATGCAAGTAACAGCGGGGAACCACTACGTACAGCACAAAAGGGATTGATCTCTTTTTTTAATCGCATGAGAGAGGCAGGAAAAACCTGCCACATTGCGGGTGTGGGGACCACAGGATATGGAGAAGAATTGTTTGCAAAAGCCTTTGGGGCAGACATCCATACCGTAGAAACCATGGCGCATAAGGAGGCAGCCTGTTTTTATGAACCCGAGACCTCCTTTATACTAGATCTGGGTGGACAGGACATGAAAGCTCTGTTCTTACGGGACGGCGTAATTACCAACATGGTGCTCAATGAAGCATGCAGTGCTGGATGCGGCTCCTTTATAGAGTCCTATTCCTCTTCCGTGGGAATCCCTGCTCAAGAAATTGCCCATCACGCCTTTACCGCAGCAGATCCGCCCCAGTTGGGCTCTCGATGTACGGTCTTTATGAACAGTTCAATTATTTCAGAACAAAAACGGGGACATAGTCGGGGTGAAATTCTTGGAGGATTATGCCGATCCATCATTGAAAATCTCTTTACTAAGGTAATACGTCTTTCAAATACCAACACCTTGGGAAAGAAAATCGTTGTCCAAGGGGGCACGTTTAAAAACGATGCGGTACTCAAGGCGTTTATTGACTATGTGGGTCATGATGTAGAGGTGATTCGACCTCCCCTTCCAGGTGAAATGGGTGCTCTTGGTATTGCCCTCCTCACACGCAAGGCGCAAAGGGGAAAGCCCTCGTCGCACTTTATTGGAGAACACGCAGTGCGCAAACTCACCTGGCGTCAATCAGAAGAAAACCGCTGTGGCTTGTGTAGTAACGCCTGCCTGCGAACCATAATAACCTTTTGCGATGGCACAACCTTTATCAAGGGAAATAGATGCCCGCGGGGCGAAGAAATCACCCCAACAAAACAGGAAAAACGCCGCGTTCCCAACGGCATGAATTTCCGCGAAAAACTTCTTCTCAAACGCCGCACACCACCGGCAAAACCGAAAAAACATGTGGGTATTCCCCTGGTACTCGATTTCTATGAAACCCTTCCCTTTTGGGAGACTCTCTTTACTCGTTTAGGCTATGCCGTTCATGTATCCGGTAGAAGTTCCTACCCACTTTTCGAAAAGGGATTACAAGACATCCCCTCTGACACGGCCTGCTTCCCCGCAAAACTTGTACACGGCCACCTCCATCGGCTTGCCGAAAAAGGGGTTGACTGCATCTTTTTACCGCGCATGTTAAAAAACCTTCCCGCTTACACAGAAAACAAAGCTTCTTGGAATTGTGCCGTGCTGCAGGGATATCCTGAACTGGTGAAAACGACCCGACTAACCACAGGAGACACAAAAGAAGTCCCCCTCATTTCTCCCGCCTTTAAATGGACCAACAAACGGCTCTACCGCACCCAGATTATCCGCTTTTTCAAAGAGACTTTCGGCGAACCTAAAAAGGCCGTTTTACAAGCCCTCTCAGCAGCAGAGGATGCCCGTAAAAACTACGAAAAGCGTCTCCGGGAGTTCGCCCATGACGTGGAGAAATATGCAGAAGAGACCGGTACCACCTCCATTGTTATGGCTGGTCGCCCCTACCATGGAGATCAATTGGTAAACCATCGTGTAGCCGATTTATTTACCGCCATGGGGATTGCCGTATTGATACCGGAGAATCTTCCGCGACAACCCCTTGAGCCAAGTACACTTCGCATTGATCTTACAAACAACTATCACACCCGCCTCTTCCACGCGGCACACTACACCATTACGACCCCCCGCACAGAATTGGTGCAACTGGTGAGTTTCGGGTGCGGACACGATGCGATCTACAGTGATGAGCTCCAGCGAATTCTCTTTGCGGGAGCACAGAAGACACCCCTCATTTTAAAAATTGACGAAAGCGATGCTCACGGTCCTCTCAAAATACGGATTACCTCATTTATCGAATCACTTCGTGCACGAAAACAGCTCACCCCTTCACAACATATCGCCTTGCCACACCCCTTCTCTCCACTGTTTACCAAAAAGGATAGAGACAGGAAAATTCTTATCCCCAACTTGTCAAAATCATTCTCATACCTGCTCAGTGAAGCAATTCGGAAACAGGGGTACACCCCTGAAATTGTTCCCATGGCGACCCGCCGTGCCATTGACCTGGGAAAAAAGTATGTTCATAACGATATCTGTTTTCCTGCTCAAATTAATATCGGCGAACACCTCCACTGGCTTGAGACCAATCCCCATGAGGCTCATCGCGTAGCAGCAGTATTTGCAAAAAACTGTCAAGACTGTCGCGCCGGTCATTACGCTGCCCTCGGAAGAAAAGCCTTTGATGAGGCGGGGTTTTCCCACACTCCCGTTGCAACCACGGAGTTTTCCGATACCAAGATAAATCCTGGATTTCGCGTCAATACCCTCCAGTTTAATCTCTTCACCTTGCATGGCCTCGCTCTGATTGATGCCCTTGATGATATGCTCTATAAATGTCGTCCCTATGCGGCATCTCCTTCAGAGGTAGATAACCTCCATGACAGGATGCTCACCACTTGTGTCACCACTCTCCGCACACGGGGGTTTTCCCCTGCACTCAAAAAACTTGCCACAGCCGTTTCCGCCTTCAATGATCTTGCTACGGATAGAAGAGTTCGTAAAAAGCGAGTGGGAATTATTGGAGAAATTCTGGTTAATTTTCACCCAGCCAGTAATTATGGAATTGTACCTTATCTGGAAGAAAATAATTTAGAAGTGGTACTGCCGTCTCTCATAGAATTCTGGCGGCAAGATGCGATAAACTGGAAAACCATGGCTGAACGGGGTCATACCCGTGCAGGAAAACTGAAGGCACTCCAAGGCTCACTCTACGAAGGTATGTTTGGTCATGTCATTGGTCGCGTTGAGAAACAGATGCGCTCTTTTAAATACTATGAACCACACAGCGACATTCGGGACATTGCTGCACGGGCCGCACAGGTTATGGATATCTCCTATCGCACGGGAGAAGGGTGGCTTATGCCCGGAGAGATTCTCTCGTGGATGGATGCCGGTATTGGTTCATTTCTTATACTGCAGCCCTTTGGCTGTCTTCCCAATCATATCACGGGGAAGGGCTTAATTCAGCGACTGAAAAAACGCGCTCCACACAGTACAATTCTTTCTCTTGACTTTGATCCCGACAGCAGTATTGCCAATATTCATAACAGGTTGCAAATGCTTATTCTCAACAGTTAA
- a CDS encoding Spy/CpxP family protein refolding chaperone — protein sequence MNLLSLSSIVLLVATGSLFAQPPRRSQGRATQRREAFYEELDLSKEQKEAWLSLREERRNHASLAGRETSPMYAYRDSIRMELQKDTPDTARIHAFSEEIGAAHARRTRAMTDYLLAVKEILTPEQFTTLLERQKERAPREKRGETRKKPRRN from the coding sequence ATGAACCTACTTTCCCTATCATCTATTGTACTGCTGGTGGCAACCGGCTCTCTCTTTGCGCAGCCTCCCCGTCGCTCCCAAGGTAGAGCAACTCAAAGAAGAGAAGCCTTCTATGAAGAATTAGACCTCTCAAAGGAACAAAAAGAGGCATGGCTCTCCCTCCGCGAAGAACGGAGAAATCATGCTTCCCTGGCAGGCCGAGAAACCTCTCCCATGTATGCCTACCGTGACAGTATTCGCATGGAACTACAAAAAGACACCCCCGATACTGCACGAATACATGCCTTTAGCGAAGAAATCGGAGCAGCCCATGCCCGACGTACCCGTGCCATGACAGACTACCTTCTCGCTGTCAAGGAGATCCTTACCCCGGAACAATTTACCACCCTCTTAGAGCGACAAAAAGAAAGAGCTCCACGAGAAAAACGCGGAGAAACACGAAAAAAACCTCGAAGAAACTAA
- a CDS encoding RNA polymerase sigma factor produces the protein MNEVSRETISAVVQKDKQACNHLFTVYKDFVWALVYRTVHRDVTVAEDVFQEVFVKIFRSLHRFNHKAQLSTWIYRITYTTTMDRLRKEQKKQLRESPLVHDPCDRTDSPHTKEILEDVLTGLSPFDRYLITARELQGMSFAELALITGKTSGALRTRLHRVKEKLKQEYSHERDA, from the coding sequence ATGAACGAAGTAAGTCGTGAAACAATCTCTGCGGTAGTACAAAAAGACAAACAGGCGTGTAACCACCTCTTTACGGTGTATAAAGATTTTGTATGGGCCTTAGTATACCGCACAGTACACAGAGACGTAACAGTCGCAGAAGATGTATTTCAAGAAGTGTTTGTAAAAATATTCCGCTCACTTCACCGGTTTAACCATAAGGCGCAACTTTCGACATGGATTTATCGTATTACCTATACCACCACCATGGATCGGCTCCGCAAAGAACAAAAAAAACAACTCCGCGAGTCACCCCTCGTCCATGACCCCTGCGATAGAACTGACTCTCCCCATACCAAAGAGATCTTGGAAGATGTGTTAACCGGGCTTTCTCCCTTTGACCGATACCTCATCACTGCGCGCGAGCTCCAGGGAATGAGTTTTGCGGAGCTTGCGCTCATAACGGGAAAAACCAGTGGTGCCTTGCGAACCCGGCTCCATCGAGTAAAGGAAAAACTAAAACAGGAGTACTCCCATGAAAGAGATGCCTGA
- a CDS encoding efflux RND transporter periplasmic adaptor subunit translates to MKRYLCVYMVIVLSMLGCSSQEGQEEFRSIQDIQDEQGIPVSVSEVERTSLKQVEEIGGTVKGHRQTYISTAAAGIVNRISVSPGDYVQNGQVVASMRFEQGSPIAVAQSAYDHAKRSYERVQRLQKEGAASSSELEAVRAQYENAKHSLGQARVAQYLRASFNGTVVDVLEKEGSKVDTRTPVVLMADMSRAKIELQASERTYERLQKGQRAFLFHGEDTLWGEVTDLSLSAHPLTHNFTVTTHFDNEEDNLRSGMYKQVRLVVHQKDDVITMPFDLIQYDLMGNPYAYVIENGRAKKRDLTLGVSDGMYYEVVSGLSEGDQLVVAGNSRLFSDAAVNVVNQ, encoded by the coding sequence ATGAAAAGATATCTTTGCGTGTATATGGTTATTGTATTGAGTATGCTTGGTTGTTCTTCTCAAGAAGGGCAGGAAGAGTTTCGCAGTATTCAAGATATTCAGGATGAACAGGGGATCCCCGTAAGTGTTTCTGAAGTAGAGCGGACATCCTTGAAGCAGGTTGAAGAGATAGGCGGTACTGTAAAGGGGCATCGTCAAACGTATATTTCCACTGCTGCAGCGGGCATTGTAAACCGAATCTCCGTCTCCCCCGGTGATTATGTACAAAATGGGCAAGTGGTTGCCTCAATGCGGTTTGAACAGGGGTCTCCCATAGCTGTTGCGCAATCTGCGTATGATCATGCAAAACGCTCCTATGAGCGGGTGCAGCGTCTGCAGAAAGAGGGGGCAGCTTCATCCTCAGAGCTTGAAGCGGTACGCGCCCAATATGAAAATGCAAAACATTCACTGGGGCAGGCACGGGTAGCACAGTATCTTCGTGCGTCTTTTAATGGTACTGTGGTGGATGTCCTTGAAAAAGAGGGCTCAAAAGTTGATACTCGGACCCCCGTAGTGCTCATGGCTGATATGTCACGTGCAAAGATTGAGTTGCAAGCGAGTGAGCGAACCTATGAACGTCTTCAAAAAGGACAACGCGCCTTTTTGTTTCATGGAGAAGACACTCTCTGGGGGGAAGTAACGGATCTTTCTTTGAGCGCCCATCCCTTAACACATAATTTTACGGTTACAACTCATTTTGATAATGAAGAAGACAATCTTCGTTCCGGTATGTATAAACAGGTGCGTCTTGTGGTCCATCAGAAAGATGATGTTATTACCATGCCCTTTGACCTTATCCAATACGATTTAATGGGGAACCCCTATGCGTATGTTATTGAAAATGGACGCGCCAAAAAACGAGATTTAACTCTCGGTGTAAGCGATGGGATGTATTATGAAGTTGTCTCAGGATTATCAGAGGGAGATCAACTTGTCGTGGCGGGAAACAGTCGCCTGTTTTCTGATGCAGCTGTAAATGTAGTGAACCAGTAA